A window of Chitinophaga sp. MM2321 contains these coding sequences:
- a CDS encoding cupin domain-containing protein has protein sequence MKKLVEYIPLAFVFMFMACDNKAKTENAATAESDNMIFAKGEKITNDNFTGTAWLNSLVQADSINQNAVGSVTFEPGTRTKWHAHPAGQIILALDGVGYYQEKGSPKIIVKKGDVVKCPANIPHWHGASEDTKFVQIAITGREKGETAWLETVTDEEYHGKP, from the coding sequence ATGAAAAAATTAGTAGAGTACATACCGTTAGCTTTTGTTTTTATGTTCATGGCTTGCGATAATAAAGCGAAAACTGAAAATGCTGCCACGGCGGAATCAGATAATATGATTTTTGCAAAAGGAGAAAAAATAACCAACGATAATTTTACTGGCACTGCCTGGCTGAACAGTTTAGTTCAGGCAGATAGTATCAATCAGAATGCCGTAGGCAGTGTGACCTTTGAGCCAGGGACAAGAACAAAATGGCATGCACATCCGGCAGGACAAATTATACTGGCGCTGGATGGGGTAGGGTACTATCAGGAAAAAGGAAGTCCAAAAATCATTGTTAAAAAGGGCGATGTCGTAAAATGTCCGGCAAATATTCCTCACTGGCATGGCGCAAGTGAGGATACAAAATTTGTTCAGATAGCAATAACAGGAAGAGAAAAAGGTGAAACGGCTTGGCTGGAAACGGTAACTGATGAAGAATACCATGGCAAGCCATGA
- a CDS encoding carboxymuconolactone decarboxylase family protein, translating to MRKIFIGLVIILSAVSFMLKAQSNLGENMTLSAKQQSIIGIAAVTAKGDLAKLKTALNAGLEAGLTVNQIKEVIVHLYAYAGFPRSIRGLQTFMTVLDERKAKGINDVIGAEASPINAERSKYDRGKAILEELTGVQETGPKTGYAAFAPVIEVFLKEHLFADIFERDVLTYSDRELVTVSVLSSIGGVEPMLRSHLNICLNVGLKPEQLQQFVGIIQSTIGKKEAKVAQKVLDEVLKSKK from the coding sequence ATGAGAAAGATCTTTATCGGATTAGTTATCATATTAAGTGCTGTTTCCTTTATGCTGAAAGCGCAAAGCAATCTGGGTGAAAATATGACATTAAGCGCCAAACAACAAAGCATTATTGGTATTGCGGCAGTTACGGCAAAAGGTGATCTGGCAAAGCTAAAAACAGCATTGAATGCCGGCCTTGAAGCAGGATTGACGGTTAACCAGATCAAGGAAGTCATTGTTCATCTCTATGCTTACGCCGGATTTCCCCGTAGCATTCGGGGATTGCAGACTTTTATGACCGTATTGGATGAGCGCAAGGCCAAAGGTATCAATGATGTGATAGGTGCTGAAGCCTCTCCAATTAATGCTGAACGCAGCAAGTACGATCGGGGTAAGGCGATATTGGAAGAATTAACCGGTGTGCAGGAGACGGGGCCGAAAACCGGGTATGCAGCATTTGCTCCGGTAATAGAAGTATTTCTCAAAGAGCACCTGTTTGCCGATATTTTTGAACGGGATGTACTGACGTATTCAGATAGAGAATTAGTAACCGTATCGGTCCTCAGCAGTATTGGTGGCGTGGAACCCATGTTGCGCTCCCATTTGAATATTTGTCTGAATGTTGGTTTAAAGCCGGAACAGTTGCAACAATTTGTAGGGATCATTCAATCAACTATTGGTAAAAAAGAAGCAAAAGTAGCGCAAAAAGTGTTGGACGAAGTCCTGAAAAGTAAGAAGTAA
- a CDS encoding alpha/beta fold hydrolase produces MNKKLKRYLGALTLLASSISLNAQNKQAPLVIASQGSFAVGGTTITAPGTFDVNNALKPQGQTFHGDHAYAFYQIPVKARKYPLVFLHGAGQSKKTWESTPDGREGFQTIFLRRGFGVYLLDQPRRGDAGKSTVSATIIPTPDEQFWFTQFRIGNYPDYFPGVQFPKDTASLEQFFRQMTPNTGNFDGNVISDAVSGLFNKIGEGILVTHSQGGGPGWFTAIKNDKVKAVVAYEPYSSFLFPEGEAPQPIKSAGLFGELKGVEIPLSDFLKLTKIPIVIYYGDNIAKEPTDVWNKDHWRSGLEMAKIWAATINKHGGDATVVHLPEIGIKGNTHFPFSDLNNMQVADELSKWLKEKRLDK; encoded by the coding sequence ATGAATAAGAAATTAAAGAGATATCTGGGTGCATTAACATTATTGGCTTCATCAATATCGCTTAATGCTCAAAATAAGCAAGCCCCGTTAGTCATTGCCAGCCAAGGCAGCTTTGCCGTCGGAGGAACAACGATTACAGCACCCGGAACCTTCGATGTGAATAATGCCTTGAAGCCACAGGGACAAACCTTTCACGGGGACCATGCCTATGCTTTTTATCAAATACCGGTAAAAGCCCGTAAATATCCCCTGGTTTTTTTGCATGGGGCCGGACAGTCCAAAAAAACATGGGAATCCACCCCTGACGGAAGAGAAGGGTTTCAGACTATTTTTCTGAGGCGGGGTTTTGGCGTTTATCTGCTCGACCAACCCAGACGTGGCGATGCCGGGAAGAGTACCGTTTCGGCAACTATAATCCCAACTCCTGACGAACAGTTCTGGTTCACACAATTCAGGATCGGTAATTATCCCGATTACTTCCCAGGTGTTCAATTCCCGAAAGACACAGCTTCTCTTGAACAGTTTTTCAGGCAAATGACCCCCAATACAGGAAATTTTGACGGCAACGTTATCTCGGATGCGGTTTCCGGGTTATTCAATAAGATCGGAGAAGGTATCCTGGTCACCCATTCACAGGGAGGTGGTCCGGGCTGGTTTACAGCCATCAAAAATGATAAGGTAAAAGCGGTTGTAGCCTACGAACCGTACAGCAGTTTCCTGTTCCCCGAAGGAGAGGCGCCGCAACCGATAAAATCAGCGGGTCTTTTTGGCGAACTGAAAGGCGTGGAAATACCCTTATCCGATTTTCTTAAGCTAACCAAAATACCGATTGTTATTTACTATGGCGATAATATCGCTAAGGAGCCTACTGACGTATGGAATAAAGACCATTGGCGTTCGGGGCTTGAAATGGCGAAAATCTGGGCTGCCACCATCAATAAACATGGAGGCGATGCAACGGTAGTACACTTGCCGGAAATTGGTATCAAAGGCAATACACACTTTCCCTTTTCAGACCTGAACAATATGCAGGTAGCGGACGAACTGTCGAAATGGTTAAAGGAAAAACGTTTGGATAAGTAA
- a CDS encoding alpha/beta hydrolase: MKKTTLLIALIISTVIIQHVNAQIPVENKNPAEFLNTKIYPLRDAENGVKIQKVAYQNRFQINIVANLFLPPNYDVNKKYAAIVVGPPFGGVKEQTSGLHAQKLAELGYVTLAYDPVFIGESGGYPRHIESPEMKVEDFSAAIDFLSNHVLVDKNRIGVLGVCASGGYSVAATAIDHRIKALATVSMYDMGRARRQGVGDIIPFEQRMKTLDEIGEQRTREFAGAQRKDIRALPEKVDSTTPEFAREFLDYYDTPRGNHPNSTAWYSYTSLAPMMNFFPFAQIETISPRPLLFIAGEKAVSKYFSEDAYSKAKEPKELYVVPGANHVDLYDQPQYMKYSLKKLNEFYKQYLK, encoded by the coding sequence ATGAAAAAGACAACATTATTAATCGCATTAATTATATCAACAGTAATTATTCAACATGTAAATGCGCAGATTCCAGTGGAAAATAAGAATCCTGCCGAATTTTTGAATACAAAAATTTATCCTTTAAGGGATGCTGAAAACGGTGTGAAAATTCAAAAAGTTGCTTACCAGAACCGGTTTCAGATCAATATAGTGGCTAATTTATTTCTGCCACCAAATTATGATGTCAATAAGAAGTACGCGGCCATCGTTGTAGGTCCTCCTTTTGGTGGTGTAAAGGAACAGACTTCAGGTCTGCATGCCCAAAAATTAGCGGAACTGGGTTATGTAACCTTAGCTTACGATCCCGTGTTTATTGGAGAAAGTGGTGGATATCCCCGTCATATCGAATCTCCGGAAATGAAAGTTGAGGATTTTAGTGCAGCTATCGATTTTCTGAGCAATCATGTGTTGGTAGATAAAAACCGCATTGGCGTATTGGGCGTATGTGCCAGCGGTGGCTATTCTGTGGCTGCAACTGCGATAGACCATCGTATAAAGGCACTTGCAACAGTGAGTATGTATGATATGGGGCGTGCCCGCAGACAAGGGGTCGGTGATATCATTCCATTTGAGCAAAGAATGAAAACCTTGGATGAAATCGGTGAACAACGCACCAGAGAATTTGCCGGAGCGCAGCGAAAAGATATCCGTGCATTACCCGAAAAAGTAGATTCCACTACACCTGAATTTGCCCGTGAGTTTTTGGATTACTACGATACACCAAGAGGAAATCATCCTAACTCAACCGCCTGGTATTCTTACACCAGCCTTGCACCGATGATGAATTTCTTTCCTTTTGCACAGATTGAAACCATTTCGCCACGACCACTGTTATTTATTGCAGGAGAAAAAGCAGTATCGAAATATTTTAGTGAAGATGCCTATTCAAAAGCAAAAGAGCCTAAAGAATTGTACGTGGTTCCTGGAGCGAATCATGTTGATCTGTATGACCAACCCCAATACATGAAATACTCTTTGAAAAAACTGAATGAGTTTTATAAGCAGTACCTGAAATAG
- a CDS encoding aldo/keto reductase, translating to METVKLNNGVVMPILGFGVFQIPEAAECERAVINAIETGYRLIDTAASYLNEAAVGNAIKNSGIARDELFITTKLWVQDTGYEKTKAAFQRSLERLQLDYLDLYLIHQPYGDIFGSWRAMQELYHEGKIKAIGVANFHPDRMMDLIINSGFTPAVNQIETHPFHQQIDNQKFLQEANVQIQSWGPFAEGKNNIFHNEVLSVIGEKYNKSVAQVILRWLTQRGIVAIPKSVRKERMAENFNIFDFELSAEDLQAIAALDTSSSLFFDHRDPTMVKWLSERKLAI from the coding sequence ATGGAAACAGTTAAGTTAAACAACGGAGTAGTAATGCCAATCCTGGGATTTGGCGTTTTCCAGATACCCGAAGCCGCTGAATGTGAAAGAGCTGTTATAAACGCAATTGAAACGGGCTACCGGCTGATTGATACTGCGGCTTCCTACCTGAATGAGGCTGCTGTAGGTAATGCTATTAAAAATAGTGGGATAGCCAGGGACGAATTGTTTATTACGACCAAACTTTGGGTACAGGATACAGGTTACGAAAAAACAAAGGCCGCGTTTCAAAGGTCTTTAGAAAGATTGCAATTGGATTATCTGGACCTGTATTTGATCCATCAGCCTTATGGCGATATTTTTGGTTCGTGGAGAGCCATGCAGGAATTATATCATGAAGGAAAAATAAAAGCCATCGGCGTAGCCAATTTTCACCCCGATCGTATGATGGATTTAATTATAAACAGTGGTTTTACACCTGCTGTTAATCAGATTGAAACCCATCCGTTTCACCAACAGATTGACAATCAAAAGTTTTTACAGGAAGCCAATGTACAAATACAGTCTTGGGGACCATTTGCAGAAGGCAAAAACAACATATTCCACAATGAGGTATTATCGGTTATCGGTGAAAAATATAATAAATCGGTAGCGCAGGTAATTCTCCGTTGGTTAACCCAAAGAGGTATTGTGGCTATTCCTAAATCCGTTCGTAAAGAAAGGATGGCTGAAAATTTCAACATTTTTGATTTTGAACTTTCAGCGGAGGACTTACAAGCCATCGCTGCTTTAGATACCAGTTCAAGCTTGTTCTTCGACCATAGAGACCCTACAATGGTAAAGTGGTTGAGCGAACGGAAATTAGCCATCTAA
- a CDS encoding nuclear transport factor 2 family protein, translated as MKALMLGLFLILMSVQWSFAQSSSTDQEIIHLSKEKWQWMADKNTATLDSLFHEKSVFVHMGGSWGKEQELSVIKSGGIWYKKADIHEVSVHVIDNTAILLNRIDLLAVVGGNEVTNPFMVTEVYIKQNGTWKLGSLSFTRLLTPSTNNNH; from the coding sequence ATGAAAGCATTAATGCTCGGACTCTTTTTAATCCTTATGAGTGTACAATGGTCCTTTGCACAAAGTTCTTCCACGGACCAGGAAATCATTCATCTTTCCAAAGAAAAGTGGCAGTGGATGGCGGATAAAAATACAGCTACGCTGGATAGTCTCTTTCACGAGAAATCCGTGTTCGTCCACATGGGTGGCTCCTGGGGAAAAGAACAGGAACTCAGTGTAATCAAAAGCGGAGGTATCTGGTACAAGAAAGCAGACATCCATGAAGTATCTGTGCATGTAATTGATAATACTGCCATCCTTTTAAATAGAATTGATTTGTTAGCCGTTGTTGGTGGAAACGAAGTGACCAACCCATTTATGGTGACGGAAGTCTATATCAAACAAAACGGAACCTGGAAATTAGGCTCGTTATCGTTTACCAGGCTACTGACGCCTTCCACCAATAACAATCATTAG
- a CDS encoding Na+/H+ antiporter, giving the protein MLESFPYYLSLIVAIVLLIMLANKIKVAYPVLLVIAGLLISFIPGIPTMHIDPELIFLIFLPPLLYEAAWGISWKELWRWRRIITSFAFVVVFLTAMSVAFVANHFIPGFSLVLGFLLGGIVSPPDAVSAGAILKFVKVPKRMSSILEGESLLNDSSSLIIFRFALIAVATGQFVWYEAALSFSWMLIGGVGIGLVIGWIFMKVHQYLPTDTNMDIVLTMVTPYIMYLSAEELHSSGVLAVVSGGLFLSNKRHLFLSSTSRLRGVNVWESLCFILNGLVFMLIGLDLPEITAGLEGVSISSAIGYGVLITVVLIVGRILSAYGAVMITLIARNFITVADTRNPGYKVPFILGWTGMRGVVSLAAALSIPLHLPDGAAFPQRNLILFITFIVILLTLLIQGLTLPYLIRKIQIPNLDETLSEEEVYHTIRIQLAENALIHLKTHYSEQLSNQPVLQQMARKWEQNMAIADNELMAEECKLVYLDILNQQRQWLIQKNNDEKTLDEEIIRKHLRYLDMEEEKLSFL; this is encoded by the coding sequence ATGCTAGAAAGCTTTCCTTATTATCTGAGTTTGATTGTTGCCATTGTATTACTGATCATGCTGGCAAACAAAATAAAGGTAGCCTATCCCGTACTCCTGGTAATAGCTGGATTACTCATCAGCTTTATTCCCGGGATACCGACCATGCATATTGACCCTGAACTTATTTTCTTAATCTTCTTACCCCCTCTGCTATATGAAGCGGCATGGGGTATTTCCTGGAAAGAACTGTGGCGTTGGCGCCGCATCATTACCAGTTTTGCTTTTGTCGTGGTATTTCTTACAGCCATGTCGGTCGCATTTGTGGCTAACCATTTTATCCCTGGCTTTTCATTGGTACTGGGTTTCTTATTGGGCGGAATCGTGTCACCACCAGATGCGGTAAGTGCAGGTGCAATATTAAAATTTGTAAAAGTACCCAAAAGAATGTCATCGATATTAGAAGGAGAAAGCTTATTGAATGATTCCTCTTCACTGATTATTTTCCGTTTCGCTTTGATAGCGGTGGCAACTGGTCAGTTTGTTTGGTATGAAGCTGCGCTGAGCTTTAGCTGGATGCTCATTGGTGGTGTTGGTATTGGTTTGGTGATCGGCTGGATCTTCATGAAAGTTCATCAATATCTGCCTACTGATACCAATATGGATATAGTATTGACTATGGTAACGCCGTATATCATGTACCTCTCTGCTGAAGAATTACACAGTTCTGGTGTATTAGCCGTGGTAAGTGGCGGATTATTTTTATCCAACAAAAGACATCTCTTTCTGAGCAGTACTTCGCGATTACGTGGTGTAAATGTCTGGGAAAGCCTTTGCTTTATATTGAATGGATTGGTATTTATGCTTATCGGCTTAGATTTACCTGAAATCACAGCAGGACTGGAAGGTGTGAGCATATCATCTGCAATCGGTTACGGGGTATTAATTACTGTCGTATTGATTGTAGGCCGGATACTATCGGCTTACGGGGCAGTAATGATTACACTTATTGCACGTAACTTTATTACTGTAGCCGACACAAGAAACCCCGGCTACAAAGTCCCTTTTATACTTGGATGGACGGGTATGCGCGGGGTTGTATCACTTGCAGCCGCTTTATCTATTCCGCTACATCTGCCAGATGGCGCTGCATTTCCACAGCGGAATCTTATTCTTTTTATTACGTTTATTGTTATCCTTTTGACCTTATTAATTCAAGGACTAACCTTACCTTATCTGATCAGAAAAATACAAATCCCGAACCTTGACGAGACCTTATCTGAAGAGGAAGTTTATCATACCATCCGGATACAATTGGCTGAAAACGCTTTAATACATTTAAAAACCCATTACAGTGAACAATTAAGTAATCAACCGGTATTGCAACAAATGGCCCGAAAATGGGAACAAAATATGGCTATAGCTGATAATGAACTTATGGCAGAAGAATGCAAACTCGTTTATCTCGATATTCTAAATCAACAAAGGCAATGGCTGATTCAAAAAAACAATGATGAAAAAACACTTGATGAAGAAATCATTCGAAAACATTTGAGATACCTGGATATGGAGGAGGAAAAACTAAGTTTTCTGTAA